In Devosia beringensis, a single window of DNA contains:
- the trhO gene encoding oxygen-dependent tRNA uridine(34) hydroxylase TrhO — MSNLPQDDLPYKVMALYKFADLPGAEAIRPALAELCCSSGIKGTLILAPEGINGTVAGTAKAIDGLADFLFVSGPFGDRLAGAEVKYSAASAMPFLRMKVRLKSEIVTLRAPEANPAKAVGTYVEPNDWNGLIERNDVVLVDTRNDYEVGLGTFQRALDPATKNFTEFKDYVATHLDPKRDKKVAMFCTGGIRCEKASSYLLSQGFEEVFHLKGGILKYLEVVPQEESRFAGECFVFDERVSVGHGLVEGEATLCRACRHPLTPADRADAAYHEGISCPHCADDADKHAAAQERQKQMDLAARRGAAHLGDGAAQAAAAARLRKRDAAEASRARNAAGKA; from the coding sequence ATGTCCAATCTGCCCCAAGACGATCTGCCATACAAGGTGATGGCGCTGTATAAATTCGCCGACCTGCCCGGTGCCGAAGCGATCCGGCCGGCGCTGGCGGAGCTGTGCTGTAGCAGCGGCATCAAGGGCACGCTGATCCTGGCGCCCGAGGGCATCAATGGCACGGTGGCGGGGACGGCAAAGGCGATCGACGGGCTGGCGGACTTTTTGTTTGTGAGCGGGCCGTTCGGGGACCGGCTGGCCGGGGCGGAAGTCAAATATTCGGCGGCCAGCGCGATGCCGTTTTTGCGCATGAAGGTGCGGCTCAAGAGCGAGATCGTGACGCTGCGGGCGCCGGAGGCCAATCCGGCCAAGGCCGTTGGCACCTATGTCGAGCCCAATGACTGGAACGGGCTGATCGAGCGCAATGACGTGGTGCTGGTCGATACGCGCAATGATTATGAGGTCGGGCTCGGGACCTTCCAGCGGGCGCTCGACCCGGCGACGAAGAATTTCACCGAGTTCAAGGACTATGTGGCGACGCACCTCGACCCCAAGCGCGACAAGAAGGTGGCGATGTTCTGCACCGGCGGGATCCGCTGCGAGAAGGCGTCGAGTTACCTATTGAGCCAGGGCTTTGAGGAGGTGTTTCACCTCAAGGGCGGGATTTTGAAATATCTCGAAGTGGTGCCGCAGGAAGAGAGCCGGTTTGCCGGGGAGTGCTTCGTGTTCGACGAGCGCGTTTCGGTGGGCCATGGGCTGGTCGAGGGCGAGGCCACGCTGTGCCGGGCCTGCCGGCATCCGCTGACGCCGGCGGACCGGGCGGACGCGGCCTATCACGAGGGTATCAGCTGCCCCCATTGCGCCGATGACGCGGACAAGCATGCCGCGGCGCAGGAGCGGCAGAAGCAGATGGACCTGGCGGCGCGGCGCGGGGCGGCGCATCTGGGCGATGGCGCGGCGCAGGCGGCCGCGGCGGCACGGCTTCGCAAGCGCGACGCGGCCGAAGCGTCGCGGGCGCGCAATGCGGCCGGCAAGGCATGA
- a CDS encoding HNH endonuclease, which produces MKAVFTTKIEPTFEDLPEVRYHFQATYLRQVEAAVGDWIIYYEPRRSTGELNSSGGRLCYFATARVTGIVAHPAIDGHFYALMSDYLPFDHPVSFRRGGDYYEAGLRKSDGTTNKGAFGRAVRNIADAEYDLILQSGYAHILGRAPRARLEPDVFEDPLPQLAGFEELSQTQFEPFSVERAIITQITQRPFRDRAFSAAVKSAYVDTCAITGMKIINGGGRSEVQAAHIRSVADSGPDSVRNGLALSGTVHWMFDRGLLAVDDDYSILVAQDRVPDTVRRLIRPEGTIILPTRTDERPHQQFLKYHRDYRFKG; this is translated from the coding sequence ATGAAGGCGGTATTTACGACCAAAATCGAACCGACCTTTGAGGACCTTCCCGAGGTCCGATATCATTTTCAGGCCACTTACCTACGACAAGTCGAGGCGGCAGTAGGCGATTGGATTATCTACTACGAGCCGCGACGGTCTACCGGCGAACTCAACAGCTCCGGCGGTCGACTGTGCTATTTCGCCACTGCCCGCGTTACCGGGATCGTCGCCCATCCTGCAATCGATGGGCACTTCTATGCGCTCATGTCTGACTATCTGCCGTTCGATCACCCTGTGTCGTTCCGCCGGGGAGGTGACTATTACGAGGCAGGTCTACGCAAGTCCGACGGCACTACGAACAAGGGGGCGTTCGGACGTGCCGTTCGAAACATTGCTGATGCCGAATATGACCTCATTCTCCAATCTGGCTACGCTCATATTTTGGGTCGGGCACCTAGAGCGCGCCTGGAACCCGATGTTTTCGAAGATCCGCTTCCCCAACTGGCGGGTTTTGAAGAGCTGTCCCAAACGCAGTTTGAACCCTTCAGCGTAGAACGTGCGATCATCACTCAAATCACCCAGCGCCCCTTCCGCGACCGAGCGTTCTCGGCCGCGGTGAAATCGGCCTATGTCGACACTTGCGCCATCACTGGGATGAAAATCATCAATGGTGGTGGGCGCTCCGAAGTCCAGGCGGCCCACATTCGATCCGTGGCGGACAGTGGTCCGGATAGCGTGCGGAACGGCTTAGCCTTGTCTGGGACCGTACATTGGATGTTCGACCGCGGACTGCTGGCAGTTGATGATGATTACTCGATCTTGGTCGCCCAAGATCGTGTTCCGGACACTGTGAGGCGGCTTATCCGGCCCGAAGGCACCATAATCCTACCCACCAGGACGGATGAGCGCCCACACCAACAGTTCCTGAAGTATCATCGGGACTACAGGTTCAAAGGGTGA
- a CDS encoding Fur family transcriptional regulator: MRMTDQRRVIARVIEAAADHPDVEELYRRASTVDDRISLSTVYRTVNLFEEAGLVTKHDFKDGRARFELIPDEHHDHLIDIRSGAVIEFRNEEIEAIQDVIAKRLGYRLVDHRLELYAVPIHAETKKKS, encoded by the coding sequence ATGCGCATGACCGACCAGCGGCGCGTGATCGCCCGGGTGATCGAGGCGGCGGCGGACCATCCCGATGTCGAGGAACTCTATCGCAGAGCCTCCACCGTCGATGACCGCATTTCGCTGTCGACGGTCTATCGCACGGTGAACCTGTTCGAAGAGGCCGGGCTCGTCACCAAGCATGATTTCAAGGACGGGCGGGCGCGCTTCGAGCTGATCCCGGACGAGCACCATGACCACCTGATCGATATCCGCAGCGGCGCGGTGATCGAGTTCCGCAATGAGGAAATCGAGGCGATCCAGGACGTGATCGCCAAGCGGCTGGGCTATCGCCTGGTGGATCACCGGCTCGAGCTCTATGCCGTGCCGATCCATGCCGAGACCAAGAAGAAGAGCTGA
- a CDS encoding IS3 family transposase (programmed frameshift) has translation MKRTRFTEEQIIAILKEQEAGVPVADLCRKHGVSNASIYKWKAKYGGMDVSEARRLKALEDENARLKKLLADSMLDNAALKDLLGKKMVAPAAERDAVAHLQTAYGMSERRACRVLGCCRMTMRYQALRTDDIVLRDRMKAIAHERRRFGYRRLHVLLRREGYQVNHKRLFRIYREEKLMVRRRGGRKRAMGTRAPMLIPMAPNERWSLDFVSDQMTDGRRFRVLTVVDDCTRECLTLVADTSLSGLRVARELETLMATRGRPKMIVSDNGTEFTSNAILGFADRMGIDWHYIAPGKPIQNAFIESFNGRLRDELLNETLFPSLAHVRATVASWRADYNLHRPHSRLGWMTPAEYADTFNPRRDLPLRSMTSSAPAPVAHPGQIDQTNRPSLLHAG, from the exons ATGAAGCGAACCAGGTTCACCGAAGAGCAGATCATTGCGATCTTGAAGGAGCAGGAGGCCGGCGTTCCAGTTGCCGACCTGTGCCGCAAGCATGGCGTCAGCAATGCCAGCATCTACAAATGGAAGGCCAAGTATGGCGGCATGGACGTCAGCGAGGCCCGACGACTGAAGGCGCTTGAGGACGAGAACGCCCGGCTCAAGAAGCTGCTGGCCGACAGCATGCTCGATAATGCCGCGCTGAAAGATCTTCTTGGAAAAA AAATGGTAGCGCCCGCCGCCGAGCGGGATGCTGTCGCCCATCTCCAGACTGCCTATGGGATGAGCGAGCGGCGGGCGTGCCGAGTATTGGGATGTTGCCGGATGACGATGCGCTACCAGGCGCTGCGAACCGATGACATCGTGCTGCGCGACCGGATGAAGGCCATTGCCCATGAGCGGCGACGGTTTGGCTATCGGCGGCTGCACGTCCTGCTGCGGCGGGAAGGGTATCAGGTCAATCACAAGCGCCTGTTCCGGATCTATCGCGAGGAGAAGCTGATGGTGCGCCGTCGAGGCGGCCGCAAGCGTGCCATGGGCACCAGGGCGCCGATGCTGATCCCAATGGCGCCCAACGAACGCTGGTCCCTGGACTTCGTCTCCGACCAGATGACCGACGGTCGGCGCTTCCGGGTGCTGACAGTGGTCGATGACTGCACACGCGAATGCCTGACCTTGGTTGCCGACACCTCGCTGTCTGGTCTGCGCGTTGCCAGAGAGCTGGAGACGCTGATGGCTACTCGAGGACGCCCCAAGATGATCGTCAGCGACAATGGGACTGAGTTCACGTCCAATGCCATCCTGGGCTTCGCTGACCGGATGGGGATCGACTGGCACTACATTGCCCCTGGCAAGCCGATCCAGAATGCCTTCATCGAGAGCTTTAACGGCCGGCTGCGGGACGAACTGCTCAACGAGACCCTGTTCCCATCGCTTGCTCACGTCCGGGCCACCGTGGCGTCTTGGCGCGCCGATTACAATCTGCACCGGCCGCACTCGCGGCTGGGTTGGATGACGCCTGCCGAATACGCCGACACCTTCAACCCGCGACGGGATCTGCCGCTCCGCTCAATGACCAGCTCCGCGCCAGCCCCCGTCGCTCACCCCGGCCAGATCGACCAAACTAACCGCCCGAGTCTACTTCACGCTGGATAG
- the tsaB gene encoding tRNA (adenosine(37)-N6)-threonylcarbamoyltransferase complex dimerization subunit type 1 TsaB codes for MSQKTGVILAIDTAAPRLQLALLRADGTVDVSVEDMATGQAEAIFGRIADLLARNGVGYPDLTRVVTTTGPGSFTGLRIGLSAARGVGLARGIPVIGVPSLLALSLAVEGPSTVLLDARRDEAYFQIFAGPGLAVTPPDILPMALAQAATPPDTVLISSPFVDIALVARYGALADPATHLPEATYVRDADAKPQTAGRVERTGA; via the coding sequence ATGAGCCAAAAAACAGGCGTGATCCTGGCGATCGATACGGCGGCGCCGCGGCTGCAGCTGGCGCTGCTGCGAGCGGACGGGACGGTGGATGTGTCGGTGGAGGACATGGCAACCGGGCAGGCCGAGGCGATCTTCGGGCGGATTGCGGACCTGTTGGCGCGCAACGGCGTGGGTTATCCCGACCTGACGCGGGTGGTGACGACGACCGGGCCGGGCTCGTTTACCGGGCTGCGCATCGGGCTGAGCGCAGCGCGGGGCGTGGGGCTGGCGCGGGGGATACCGGTGATCGGGGTGCCCAGCCTTTTGGCACTGTCGCTGGCGGTCGAGGGCCCGAGCACCGTGCTGCTCGATGCACGGCGGGACGAGGCCTATTTCCAGATTTTTGCCGGGCCGGGCCTGGCGGTAACGCCTCCGGACATTTTGCCGATGGCGCTGGCGCAGGCGGCAACGCCGCCGGATACGGTGCTGATCAGTTCGCCCTTTGTCGATATCGCGCTGGTGGCGCGCTATGGCGCGCTGGCTGACCCCGCGACGCATCTGCCCGAGGCGACCTATGTGCGCGATGCCGATGCCAAGCCGCAGACGGCGGGGCGGGTGGAAAGGACCGGGGCGTGA
- a CDS encoding alpha/beta hydrolase family protein encodes MAISRDRLIALIGLDEPTVELVSTHVVQHSTYAVETLRLRLGDAEVRGLLTRPLKPEGRLPAILYAHSHGGGYAIGATELLDGRTYLVDPLGPVFAHAGYVTLAIDMPVFGERSNVSESAAAKALLWMGKSLFGQMLSEQAAALTYLASRADVDPTRIGAFGISMGSTLSYWLAAMDPRLKAVAHLCCFADQRTMIELGAHDGHGIYMTVPGLLAETDAGAIAALIAPRPQLVCLGEADKLTPPLAVARAWADLEPAYAATPQNLQLVSEPGVGHQETPTSRAAMLEFFARHL; translated from the coding sequence ATGGCGATTTCCCGCGACCGCCTGATCGCGCTGATCGGCCTCGACGAACCCACGGTAGAGCTCGTCTCCACCCATGTGGTCCAGCACAGCACCTATGCCGTCGAAACCCTGCGCCTGCGCCTCGGCGACGCCGAGGTGCGCGGCCTCCTCACCCGGCCGCTCAAGCCTGAGGGGCGCCTCCCCGCCATCCTCTATGCCCATTCCCATGGCGGCGGTTACGCCATCGGCGCCACCGAACTGCTCGATGGCCGCACCTACCTGGTCGATCCGCTCGGCCCGGTCTTTGCTCATGCAGGCTATGTGACGCTGGCCATCGACATGCCCGTCTTCGGCGAGCGCTCCAATGTCAGCGAATCAGCTGCCGCCAAGGCTTTGCTCTGGATGGGCAAGTCGCTCTTCGGCCAGATGCTGAGCGAACAGGCCGCCGCGCTGACCTACCTGGCCAGCCGCGCCGACGTCGATCCCACGCGCATCGGCGCCTTCGGCATTTCCATGGGGTCCACCCTGAGCTACTGGCTCGCCGCCATGGATCCGCGCCTCAAGGCGGTGGCCCATCTCTGCTGCTTTGCCGATCAGCGCACCATGATCGAACTGGGCGCCCATGATGGCCACGGCATCTATATGACGGTCCCCGGCCTCCTGGCCGAAACCGATGCCGGCGCCATCGCCGCGCTGATCGCCCCGCGCCCGCAACTGGTCTGCCTCGGCGAAGCCGACAAGCTGACCCCACCCCTCGCCGTCGCCCGCGCCTGGGCCGATCTCGAACCGGCCTATGCCGCGACGCCCCAAAACCTGCAACTGGTCAGCGAACCCGGCGTGGGCCACCAGGAAACCCCCACCTCCCGCGCCGCCATGCTGGAATTTTTTGCACGGCATCTGTAG
- the rimI gene encoding ribosomal protein S18-alanine N-acetyltransferase encodes MIKLWMAPGGLHIEPGQTRDARDLAAIHAKGFYRGWPSNEFASFLSERDTPVYVACDAKRRIAGFALVRIAADEAELLTIAVDPKWRGKRLGHALLKAAFDDLLMSPAKRMFLEVSEDNVAAIRLYERHGFARIASRKGYYPKPDGTAATALVMARDLG; translated from the coding sequence GTGATCAAGCTGTGGATGGCGCCGGGCGGGCTGCATATCGAGCCGGGCCAGACCCGCGATGCGCGCGACCTGGCGGCGATCCATGCCAAGGGGTTTTACCGCGGCTGGCCGAGCAATGAGTTTGCCAGTTTTCTCAGCGAGCGCGATACGCCGGTCTATGTGGCCTGCGACGCCAAGCGCCGGATTGCCGGCTTTGCTTTGGTGCGGATCGCGGCGGACGAGGCGGAGCTCTTGACCATTGCGGTGGACCCCAAATGGCGCGGCAAGCGGCTGGGCCATGCTTTGCTCAAGGCGGCGTTCGACGACCTGCTGATGAGCCCGGCCAAGCGGATGTTCCTCGAGGTCAGCGAGGACAATGTGGCGGCCATCAGGCTTTATGAACGGCATGGCTTTGCCCGCATTGCCAGCCGCAAAGGCTATTATCCCAAGCCGGACGGCACGGCGGCGACGGCGCTTGTCATGGCACGCGATCTTGGGTAA
- a CDS encoding aldo/keto reductase — MTYRADTARYDTMQYRRSGQSGLKLPVISLGLWQNFGGTRDYPSAMEILGHAFDNGITHFDLANNYGPPAGSSEELFGQVMARDFRPYRDELIISTKAGYTMWPGPYGDFGSRKYLLASLDQSLQRMGLDYVDIFYSHRFDPDTPLEETMGALAQAVRSGKALYVGISSYPEAETRQAYAILRQMGVATTIHQPSYSMINRWFENDGTIDACGDLGIGVIAFSPLAQGVLSGKYNKGTTEGTRGENPNGSLRASHIEPRVLAAVDKLGAIAKSRGQTMVQLALSWVLRRPEMTSALIGVRNLDQLKDNLGVLNNLSLSAEEIAAIDEATKDGQMELHPRPSGWLR, encoded by the coding sequence ATGACCTATCGGGCCGATACGGCACGCTATGACACCATGCAATACCGCCGCTCGGGCCAGTCGGGCCTCAAGCTGCCGGTGATCAGCCTGGGCCTATGGCAGAATTTCGGCGGCACCCGCGATTATCCCTCGGCCATGGAAATCCTCGGCCATGCCTTCGACAATGGCATCACCCATTTCGACCTGGCCAATAATTACGGTCCCCCGGCCGGCTCCTCCGAGGAGCTGTTCGGCCAGGTCATGGCCCGCGATTTCCGCCCCTATCGCGATGAGCTGATCATCTCCACCAAGGCTGGCTACACCATGTGGCCCGGCCCCTATGGCGATTTCGGCTCCCGCAAATACCTGCTCGCCAGCCTCGATCAGTCCCTGCAGCGCATGGGTCTCGACTATGTCGATATCTTCTATTCGCACCGCTTCGATCCCGACACCCCGCTCGAGGAAACCATGGGCGCCCTGGCCCAGGCCGTCCGCTCCGGCAAGGCGCTCTATGTCGGCATTTCCTCCTATCCCGAGGCCGAAACCCGCCAGGCCTATGCCATCCTGCGGCAGATGGGCGTCGCCACCACCATCCACCAGCCCTCCTATTCCATGATCAACCGCTGGTTCGAAAACGATGGCACCATCGATGCCTGCGGCGATCTGGGCATCGGCGTCATCGCCTTTTCCCCGCTCGCCCAGGGCGTGCTCTCGGGCAAATATAACAAGGGCACCACTGAGGGCACCCGCGGCGAAAACCCCAATGGGAGCCTGCGCGCCAGCCATATCGAGCCGCGCGTGCTGGCCGCCGTCGACAAGCTGGGCGCCATCGCCAAGTCCCGCGGCCAGACCATGGTGCAGCTCGCGCTCTCCTGGGTGCTGCGCCGCCCGGAAATGACCTCGGCCTTGATCGGCGTGCGCAATCTCGATCAGCTCAAGGATAATCTGGGCGTGCTCAATAATCTGAGCCTCTCGGCCGAGGAGATCGCCGCCATCGACGAGGCGACCAAGGACGGCCAGATGGAACTCCATCCCCGCCCCTCCGGCTGGCTGCGCTAG